A single region of the Kineosporiaceae bacterium SCSIO 59966 genome encodes:
- a CDS encoding M20/M25/M40 family metallo-hydrolase, producing MTRRDAVAAAAPAAEDEVVDICRDLLRIDTSNYGDGSGPGERAAAEHVMGLLTEVGLEPELIESEPGRASVVVRVEGTDPGREALLLHGHLDVVPAHAPDWQIHPFAGEERDGALWGRGAVDMKGMDAMILAVLRELARTGRRPARDVVFAFLADEEAGGLKGARYLVDHRPELFEGVTEAISEVGGFSVDLAGQRCYLLQTAEKGITWLRLLAHGRAGHGSQVNDDNAVTRLCEAVARIGRHDWPLEITPTVRQFLDGVSEVTGTELDPTDTRQLVDTLGTTARWVGATLRNTANPTVLDAGYKHNVIPGTASALLDCRYLPGRDGELLDTVRRLAGDGVDVEVLHTDVALETPFEGPLVDVMVDAVLAEDPGARVLPYCLSGGTDNKSFARLGIRGYGFAPLRLPADLDFSGMFHGVDERVPVDALRFGTRVLDRVLRTA from the coding sequence CCGCCGCTCCCGCCGCCGAGGACGAGGTCGTCGACATCTGCCGCGACCTGCTGCGGATCGACACGTCGAACTACGGCGACGGGTCGGGTCCGGGGGAGCGGGCCGCCGCCGAGCACGTCATGGGGCTGCTCACCGAGGTCGGACTCGAGCCTGAGCTCATCGAGAGCGAACCGGGGCGGGCGAGCGTCGTCGTCCGGGTCGAGGGGACCGATCCCGGCCGGGAGGCCCTGCTCCTGCACGGCCACCTGGACGTCGTCCCGGCCCACGCCCCGGACTGGCAAATCCACCCCTTCGCCGGGGAGGAGCGCGACGGTGCGCTGTGGGGTCGCGGCGCCGTCGACATGAAGGGCATGGACGCGATGATCCTCGCCGTCCTGAGGGAGCTGGCCCGCACGGGCCGACGCCCTGCCCGGGACGTCGTGTTCGCCTTCCTCGCCGACGAGGAGGCAGGTGGCCTCAAGGGCGCCAGGTACCTCGTCGACCACCGGCCGGAGCTGTTCGAGGGCGTCACCGAGGCGATCAGCGAGGTGGGCGGGTTCTCCGTGGACCTCGCCGGCCAGCGTTGCTACCTCCTGCAGACCGCCGAGAAGGGGATCACCTGGCTGCGCCTGCTCGCCCACGGACGAGCGGGCCACGGTTCGCAGGTCAACGACGACAACGCCGTCACCCGGCTGTGCGAGGCGGTCGCCCGGATCGGCCGGCACGACTGGCCCTTGGAGATCACCCCGACCGTCCGGCAGTTCCTCGACGGCGTCAGCGAGGTCACCGGCACCGAGCTCGACCCCACCGACACCCGTCAGCTCGTCGACACCCTCGGGACGACGGCCCGCTGGGTCGGCGCCACCCTGCGCAACACCGCCAACCCGACGGTCCTGGACGCCGGGTACAAGCACAACGTCATCCCCGGGACCGCCTCGGCCCTGCTGGACTGCCGCTACCTTCCCGGCCGGGACGGCGAGCTGCTCGACACGGTGCGCCGGCTCGCCGGCGACGGCGTCGACGTCGAGGTCCTGCACACCGACGTCGCCCTCGAGACGCCGTTCGAGGGTCCCCTCGTCGACGTCATGGTGGACGCGGTGCTCGCCGAGGACCCCGGCGCCCGGGTGCTGCCGTACTGCCTGTCCGGTGGCACCGACAACAAGTCCTTCGCCCGTCTCGGCATCCGCGGCTACGGGTTCGCGCCGCTCCGGCTGCCGGCCGACCTGGACTTCAGCGGCATGTTCCACGGCGTGGACGAGCGGGTCCCGGTGGACGCCCTGCGCTTCGGTACCCGCGTGCTGGACCGGGTGCTGCGGACGGCGTAG
- a CDS encoding DNA primase, giving the protein MTVDPRAALDRLVGALEAHLAAAQQRRGEMDPHVERAYHVVAEAFTEYDEALFDAYSEVTPLVLYDDVEDQHEDDDLDDLDEDDDDEDDDEDDDDLDEDEDDVEEDDVLDDDELDDEPDDDDELADDDELDDEDGSRADVPGGRQDQAPETSSRA; this is encoded by the coding sequence ATGACCGTCGACCCACGTGCCGCACTTGACCGTCTGGTAGGTGCGCTGGAGGCCCACCTCGCCGCCGCGCAGCAGCGTCGTGGCGAGATGGATCCGCACGTCGAGCGCGCCTACCACGTCGTCGCGGAGGCGTTCACCGAGTACGACGAGGCGCTCTTCGACGCCTACTCCGAGGTCACCCCGCTCGTGCTCTACGACGACGTGGAGGACCAGCACGAGGACGACGACCTCGACGACCTGGACGAGGACGACGACGACGAGGACGACGACGAGGACGACGACGACCTGGACGAGGACGAGGACGACGTCGAGGAGGACGACGTCCTCGACGATGACGAGCTGGACGACGAGCCCGACGACGATGACGAGCTGGCCGACGATGACGAGCTGGACGACGAGGACGGTTCCCGTGCCGACGTCCCCGGCGGTCGGCAGGATCAGGCGCCGGAGACGTCGTCCAGGGCCTGA
- a CDS encoding aldo/keto reductase, which translates to MEQRHLGRSGLRVSRVGLGTLTWGRDTDEHEAADQLQAFVDAGGTLVDTAAGYGDGAAEELLGSLLGHVVDRADVVLATKAGLWPGSSRVDASARSLLRSLEESLTRLRTDHVDLWLVHAWDPDVPLEETLTALRTAVTSGRARYVGVSNYTGWQLARASTLCAAQGVPVVAEQVEYSLLERSAEVEVLPAADHVGAGVLAWAPLGRGVLTGKYRGGTPADSRAASPHLAGYVEPYLDAASRRVVEAVATAADGLGCAPLEVALAWVRDAPGIASAVVGARTAAQLRGSLAADDLTLPAEIRQALDDVSGA; encoded by the coding sequence ATGGAGCAGCGTCACCTCGGTCGCTCCGGGCTGCGCGTCTCCCGGGTCGGTCTGGGCACCCTCACCTGGGGCCGGGACACCGACGAGCACGAGGCAGCCGACCAGCTCCAGGCGTTCGTGGACGCCGGCGGGACCCTCGTCGACACGGCCGCCGGCTACGGTGACGGCGCCGCCGAGGAGCTGCTCGGCAGCCTCCTGGGTCACGTCGTCGACCGGGCGGACGTCGTCCTCGCCACCAAGGCCGGACTGTGGCCGGGCAGCAGCCGCGTCGACGCCTCCGCCCGGTCCCTGCTGCGCTCCCTCGAGGAGTCCCTGACCCGGCTGCGGACCGACCACGTCGACCTGTGGCTCGTGCACGCGTGGGACCCGGACGTGCCGCTGGAGGAGACTCTCACGGCGCTGCGGACGGCGGTGACGTCCGGGCGGGCCCGTTACGTCGGGGTGTCGAACTACACCGGCTGGCAGCTGGCCCGGGCCTCGACCCTGTGCGCGGCCCAGGGCGTGCCGGTCGTCGCCGAGCAGGTGGAGTACTCGCTGCTCGAGCGCTCGGCCGAGGTGGAGGTGCTGCCTGCCGCGGACCACGTCGGGGCCGGTGTGCTGGCCTGGGCGCCGCTCGGGCGCGGGGTGCTCACCGGCAAGTACCGGGGCGGGACGCCGGCCGACTCCCGCGCGGCCTCACCGCACCTTGCCGGCTACGTCGAGCCCTACCTGGACGCCGCGTCCCGGCGGGTCGTCGAGGCGGTCGCGACAGCCGCCGACGGCCTCGGGTGCGCGCCGCTGGAGGTGGCGCTGGCGTGGGTGCGGGACGCGCCCGGCATCGCCTCGGCGGTGGTCGGCGCCCGCACCGCTGCGCAGCTGCGGGGCTCCCTGGCAGCCGATGACCTCACCCTGCCGGCGGAGATCCGTCAGGCCCTGGACGACGTCTCCGGCGCCTGA
- a CDS encoding undecaprenyl-diphosphate phosphatase — protein MTGAPDPLGWFEALVLGVVQGLTEFLPISSSAHLRIVGDLMGTGDPGAAFTAISQLGTETAVVIYFWRDIVRIVRQWSLALAGRVPRDDPDARMGWLVIIGSVPIVVLGLVLEDMIEGTFRNLWIVATTLWAFALVLGWADRTARSRRTLDQLTWRHGIIFGFAQAMALIPGVSRSGGTITAGLLMGYTREAAARYSFLLAIPAVMGSGFYQLATAGEQSQPVVPTVIATVVAFVVGYAVIAWFMRFISTRSFQPFVVYRVLLGLGVYGLLAAGVLSPL, from the coding sequence GTGACCGGTGCGCCCGACCCCCTCGGCTGGTTCGAGGCGCTCGTCCTGGGCGTCGTCCAGGGCCTCACCGAGTTCCTGCCGATCTCCTCCAGCGCCCACCTGCGGATCGTCGGCGACCTCATGGGGACCGGGGACCCCGGTGCTGCCTTCACCGCCATCAGCCAGCTGGGCACCGAGACGGCGGTGGTCATCTACTTCTGGCGGGACATCGTCCGGATCGTCCGGCAGTGGTCCCTGGCACTGGCCGGCCGGGTCCCCCGGGACGACCCGGACGCCCGGATGGGCTGGCTCGTCATCATCGGCTCGGTGCCGATCGTCGTCCTCGGGCTCGTCCTCGAGGACATGATCGAGGGGACGTTCCGGAACCTGTGGATCGTCGCGACGACGCTGTGGGCCTTCGCCCTCGTGCTCGGCTGGGCGGACCGCACCGCCCGATCCCGACGCACCCTGGACCAGCTGACCTGGCGGCACGGGATCATCTTCGGGTTCGCCCAGGCGATGGCGCTCATCCCGGGGGTGTCCCGCTCCGGCGGCACCATCACCGCCGGCCTGCTCATGGGGTACACCCGTGAGGCCGCGGCGCGCTACTCCTTCCTGCTGGCGATCCCGGCGGTCATGGGTTCGGGCTTCTACCAGCTCGCCACGGCGGGGGAGCAGAGCCAGCCGGTCGTGCCCACGGTCATCGCCACCGTGGTGGCCTTCGTCGTGGGGTACGCCGTCATCGCGTGGTTCATGCGGTTCATCTCCACCCGCAGCTTCCAGCCGTTCGTCGTCTACCGGGTGCTGCTCGGCCTCGGGGTGTACGGCCTGCTCGCCGCCGGGGTGCTCTCCCCGCTGTGA
- a CDS encoding MSMEG_4193 family putative phosphomutase, whose amino-acid sequence MPTVLLVRHGRTTANADGTLAGRTPGIGLDDTGRDQARALADRMATLPLREVLSSPLERCVRTAESIVATGGTRAVPRPDLRVDERLAECDYGEWTGRSLRELAKDPMWPVVQAHPSAAVFPGGESMRAMQHRAVDAVREADARVEAEYGPDAVWVAVSHGDVIKAVLADALGAHLDAFQRVAVDPCSVSAVRYTPLRPFVLRLNDTGDLGSLVPPRRRRRRSRRESEAAVGGGAGATVRR is encoded by the coding sequence GTGCCTACCGTCCTGCTCGTCCGTCACGGCCGGACCACCGCGAACGCCGACGGGACCCTCGCCGGCCGCACACCCGGGATCGGCCTCGACGACACCGGCCGGGACCAGGCTCGGGCGTTGGCCGACCGGATGGCGACCCTGCCGCTGCGAGAGGTGCTGAGCAGCCCGCTGGAGCGGTGCGTGCGCACCGCGGAGAGCATCGTGGCCACCGGCGGCACCCGGGCGGTGCCACGCCCCGACCTGCGGGTCGACGAGCGGCTCGCCGAGTGCGACTACGGCGAGTGGACCGGGCGCTCACTGCGGGAGCTGGCGAAGGACCCCATGTGGCCCGTCGTCCAGGCCCACCCCAGCGCCGCCGTGTTCCCCGGCGGGGAGTCGATGCGAGCGATGCAGCACCGGGCCGTCGACGCCGTCCGGGAGGCGGACGCAAGGGTCGAGGCCGAGTACGGCCCGGACGCGGTCTGGGTGGCGGTCTCGCACGGGGACGTGATCAAGGCGGTCCTCGCCGACGCCCTCGGAGCCCATCTCGACGCCTTCCAGCGGGTCGCCGTCGACCCGTGCTCGGTCTCCGCCGTGCGCTACACCCCGCTGCGGCCGTTCGTGCTGCGGCTCAACGACACCGGTGACCTGGGCAGCCTCGTCCCGCCCCGCCGTCGCCGGCGCCGCAGCCGCCGCGAGTCGGAGGCCGCTGTCGGTGGCGGCGCGGGGGCGACCGTCCGTCGGTAG
- a CDS encoding DUF3090 family protein, with product MARQLFEYDRPQRFVAGTVGQPGQRAFYLQASDGAATTTVALEKQQVAALAERVDELLDEVLRRSGGSAPVPALAPTQAEDLEPLEMPVEEAFRVGTMSLAWDADRDLVVIECFEVGDDPEVVELEELTGLEDPQASTAGDDGPSLLRVTLTGAAARAFARRALALVAAGRPPCPFCGNPLDPDGHVCPRANGYRR from the coding sequence ATGGCGCGCCAGCTCTTCGAGTACGACCGGCCTCAGCGGTTCGTCGCCGGCACCGTCGGCCAGCCTGGTCAGCGCGCGTTCTACCTCCAGGCCAGCGACGGGGCGGCCACCACGACCGTCGCCCTGGAGAAGCAGCAGGTAGCCGCCCTGGCCGAGCGCGTGGACGAGCTCCTCGACGAGGTGCTCCGGCGCAGCGGCGGCAGCGCCCCCGTCCCGGCCCTGGCCCCCACCCAGGCCGAGGACCTCGAGCCGCTCGAGATGCCGGTGGAGGAGGCCTTCCGGGTCGGCACGATGAGCCTGGCCTGGGACGCCGACCGTGACCTCGTCGTCATCGAGTGCTTCGAGGTCGGCGACGACCCCGAGGTGGTCGAGCTCGAGGAGCTCACCGGCCTGGAGGACCCGCAGGCCTCCACGGCGGGGGACGACGGCCCGAGCCTGCTGCGCGTCACCCTCACCGGCGCTGCGGCCCGGGCCTTCGCCCGCCGGGCCCTGGCTCTCGTCGCTGCCGGGCGCCCGCCCTGCCCGTTCTGCGGCAACCCCCTCGACCCCGACGGGCACGTCTGCCCCCGGGCCAACGGGTACCGGCGCTGA
- a CDS encoding SCO1664 family protein gives MPPGQRVPALTRADDAADLELLADGTLEVAGRIVEASNATLLATVRRGERSAACVYKPVAGERPLWDFPDGTLAAREVAAYEVSAAAGFDVVPPTVLRDGPLGPGSVQLWVDHPADRAPGAGLVDVVAPADVRAGWIPVLQAYDADGDPVVLVHADDPRLAVVAVFDAVVNNADRKAGHVLVDDAGRVRGVDHGLTFHVEDKLRTVLWGWAGRPLPDDARARLERLRTALADGALAGRLAALLDRDELVALTRRTADLLHAGTLPRPGAGRPLIPWPPF, from the coding sequence CTGCCCCCGGGCCAACGGGTACCGGCGCTGACCCGAGCGGACGACGCGGCGGACCTCGAGCTGCTGGCCGACGGCACGCTCGAGGTGGCCGGCCGCATCGTCGAGGCCTCCAACGCCACGCTCCTGGCGACCGTCCGCCGTGGCGAGCGGTCGGCGGCCTGCGTCTACAAGCCCGTGGCCGGGGAGCGGCCGCTGTGGGACTTCCCCGACGGGACGCTCGCCGCCCGGGAGGTCGCCGCCTACGAGGTCTCCGCTGCGGCCGGGTTCGACGTGGTCCCCCCGACGGTCCTGCGCGACGGACCTCTCGGGCCGGGCAGCGTCCAGCTGTGGGTGGACCACCCCGCCGACCGTGCGCCCGGCGCCGGACTCGTCGACGTCGTGGCCCCCGCCGACGTCCGGGCCGGCTGGATCCCGGTGCTGCAGGCCTACGACGCGGACGGCGACCCCGTCGTCCTCGTGCACGCGGACGACCCCCGGCTCGCCGTGGTCGCCGTCTTCGACGCCGTCGTCAACAACGCCGACCGCAAGGCGGGGCACGTCCTCGTCGACGACGCCGGCCGGGTGCGCGGCGTCGACCACGGCCTCACCTTCCATGTCGAGGACAAGCTGCGCACCGTGCTGTGGGGCTGGGCGGGACGCCCGCTGCCGGACGACGCCCGGGCGCGGCTGGAACGCCTTCGGACCGCGCTCGCGGACGGCGCCCTCGCCGGGCGCCTCGCGGCGCTGCTCGACCGGGACGAGCTCGTGGCCCTGACTCGCCGCACCGCGGACCTGCTCCACGCGGGGACCCTGCCACGGCCCGGCGCCGGCCGACCGCTCATCCCCTGGCCCCCCTTCTAA
- a CDS encoding cysteine--1-D-myo-inosityl 2-amino-2-deoxy-alpha-D-glucopyranoside ligase, whose translation MTAWPVPPVPTLPGVGLAAMLHDTATGTLRPSAAGPDARLYVCGITPYDATHMGHAATYLAFDLLVRTWRDAGLTVRYVQNVTDVDDPLLERAVATGEDWRELARRETALYAEDMAALGVVPPDVYLGAVETIPWVVDAVTRLIDQGAAYRVAGQGAGPDGDVYFDVSADPHFGSVAHLDREQMLALFGERGGDPDRPGKRDPLDPLLWRVARDGEPYWDGGPLGHGRPGWHIECVAIALHHLGSPFDVQGGGSDLAFPHHEMGASHGHVLTGRTPYARTYAHAGMVGYDGEKMSKSRGNLVLVSRLRADGVPPDAIRLAVLAHHYRSDWEWTDADLVAARERLERWQAAVAQTAGPDAGPVLAGVRDRLADDLDAPGAVAVVDEWVAAQLGAAGSGTDPAAPGLVADTVQALLGVRLRGPS comes from the coding sequence GTGACCGCCTGGCCCGTCCCGCCCGTGCCGACCCTGCCCGGTGTGGGCCTGGCGGCGATGCTGCACGACACGGCGACCGGGACGCTGCGGCCGAGCGCTGCCGGCCCCGACGCCCGCCTCTACGTCTGCGGGATCACTCCCTACGACGCCACCCACATGGGGCACGCCGCCACCTACCTCGCGTTCGACCTGCTCGTGCGCACGTGGCGGGACGCCGGCCTGACCGTCCGGTACGTGCAGAACGTCACCGACGTCGACGACCCGCTGCTGGAGCGCGCCGTCGCCACCGGTGAGGACTGGCGGGAGCTCGCCCGCCGCGAGACCGCGCTGTACGCCGAGGACATGGCGGCGCTGGGCGTGGTCCCGCCGGACGTCTACCTCGGAGCGGTCGAGACCATCCCGTGGGTGGTGGACGCCGTCACCCGGCTCATCGACCAGGGTGCGGCCTACCGGGTCGCAGGGCAGGGCGCCGGGCCGGACGGCGACGTCTACTTCGACGTGTCGGCCGACCCGCACTTCGGGTCGGTCGCCCACCTCGACCGGGAGCAGATGCTCGCGCTGTTCGGCGAGCGCGGAGGGGACCCGGACCGGCCGGGGAAGCGGGACCCGCTGGACCCGCTGCTGTGGCGGGTGGCCCGCGACGGTGAGCCCTACTGGGACGGCGGTCCGCTCGGGCACGGCCGCCCCGGCTGGCACATCGAGTGCGTCGCGATCGCCCTGCACCACCTCGGATCGCCCTTCGACGTGCAGGGCGGTGGTTCGGACCTGGCCTTCCCGCACCACGAGATGGGCGCCTCCCACGGGCACGTGCTGACCGGCCGGACGCCGTACGCCCGCACCTACGCCCACGCCGGGATGGTCGGCTACGACGGCGAGAAGATGAGCAAGTCCCGCGGGAACCTCGTCCTGGTCTCCCGGTTGCGCGCGGACGGCGTGCCGCCGGACGCCATCCGCCTGGCCGTGCTCGCCCACCACTACCGCAGCGACTGGGAGTGGACCGACGCCGACCTCGTCGCCGCCCGGGAGCGGCTCGAGCGCTGGCAGGCGGCGGTCGCCCAGACCGCCGGGCCGGACGCCGGGCCCGTGCTCGCCGGGGTCCGTGACCGGCTGGCCGACGACCTCGACGCCCCGGGGGCCGTCGCGGTCGTCGACGAGTGGGTGGCAGCACAGCTCGGGGCCGCAGGCAGCGGGACAGACCCCGCCGCACCCGGTCTCGTCGCCGACACCGTCCAGGCGCTGCTCGGCGTCCGGCTGCGGGGTCCTTCCTGA
- a CDS encoding PAC2 family protein, which translates to MVLAAFEGWNDAGEAASSALAHLAEVWQAEPVAALDPEPYHDFQVNRPVVALGDDGRRRITWPTTRISRARPPGAHHDVLLVRGPEPSMRWMTWTDEVLGHLQRAGAGMLVTLGALLADVPHTRPIPVTSTADDEELLHRLALEPSRYEGPTGILGVLQDAAGRRGVPTLSLWAAVPHYVGHSPSPKAVLALLTRIEELLAVPVPLGDLPEEARAWQTGVDELAGEDAEIAEYVRQLEQAKDTAELPEATGEAIAREFERYLRRRGDGPRG; encoded by the coding sequence GTGGTGCTCGCGGCGTTCGAGGGGTGGAACGACGCCGGCGAGGCGGCCAGCTCCGCCCTGGCCCACCTTGCCGAGGTGTGGCAGGCCGAACCGGTGGCCGCGCTCGACCCCGAGCCGTACCACGACTTCCAGGTGAACCGCCCCGTGGTGGCGCTCGGCGACGACGGCCGGCGCCGGATCACGTGGCCCACGACGCGGATCAGCCGGGCCCGGCCCCCCGGTGCGCACCACGACGTCCTGCTCGTCCGTGGACCGGAGCCGTCGATGCGCTGGATGACCTGGACCGACGAGGTGCTCGGCCACCTCCAGCGGGCCGGGGCCGGGATGCTCGTCACCCTCGGCGCGCTGCTGGCGGACGTGCCGCACACCCGGCCGATCCCGGTGACGTCCACGGCGGACGACGAGGAGCTCCTGCACCGGCTCGCGCTCGAGCCGTCCCGGTACGAGGGTCCGACCGGGATCCTCGGCGTGCTCCAGGACGCCGCGGGACGACGGGGGGTGCCGACCCTGTCGCTGTGGGCGGCGGTACCGCACTACGTGGGGCACAGCCCCTCCCCCAAGGCGGTGCTGGCGCTGCTGACCCGGATCGAGGAGCTGCTCGCCGTCCCGGTGCCGCTGGGGGACCTGCCGGAGGAGGCCCGCGCCTGGCAGACGGGGGTGGACGAGCTCGCCGGCGAGGACGCCGAGATCGCCGAGTACGTCCGACAGCTCGAGCAGGCCAAGGACACCGCCGAGCTGCCCGAGGCCACCGGTGAGGCGATCGCGCGCGAGTTCGAGCGCTACCTGCGCCGCCGTGGGGACGGCCCGCGCGGCTGA